Proteins encoded in a region of the Falco rusticolus isolate bFalRus1 chromosome 10, bFalRus1.pri, whole genome shotgun sequence genome:
- the ASXL1 gene encoding polycomb group protein ASXL1 isoform X1: MKEMKQRRKKERTWAEAARLVLENYSDAPMTPKQILQVIEAEGLKEMSGTSPLACLNAMLHSNSRGGDGLFYKLPGRISLFTLKKDALQWSRNLSVPEGEELEDTADAESCESNEASTVSGDNDVSLDDTSSNASCSTESQSKGPATTRESYRTASQTTKQKKKTGVMLPRVVLTPLKVNGAHMESASGFTGRHADGESSSTSSSSSSSLALCKATLRSRTEINRDPPQLLRGIRKPTAGQMKRNRGEDIDFETPGSILVNTNLRALINSRTFNALPSHFQQQLLYLLPEVDRQVGADGLMRLSGSALNNEFFTHAAQSWRERLADGEFTHEMQVRIRQEMEKEKRVEQWKEKFFEDYYGQKLGLTQEESQEQNLVQEDAENRTGLSVKGEARLPRGPSTRQRDGHFKKRSRADLRCRARRSLYKLREPEQMEASKETASVGPDSSLHKETKPETDLKKDDLTSPSAAVLKPESSELHLSPETSKSHSKSEDLSLAAANRIPSLPPEYSARESKDQKRKCFEEAASASFPEKKPRLEDRQSFRNTIESVHPEKPQPTKEEPKVPPIRIQLSRIKPPWVVKGQPTYQICPRIIPNTEPSSRGRTGARTLADIKARALQARAQREAATAAIGGGGGPGGGRSTDEGGGGGESSSHTEHRRSKRTHGKRSSDLQRAQLLSSLHLNGEKVHSEVASQEADRNSFLSSRQEPSSSKSEGSGVLERAAGTSSGEAQPGDRSPRRQFCDALTGSSLDNTTPERQEESPEQLLCDLRTETPSCVASQERQSTKLRCVGPPVNGLLCSQVQGAALSPMEDGVVLELKGVGASTVQLDYHSDVKESSSSCPALLPELSLGGKECHEPEMVSRFRFNGSETCVADSDNSKTVTAGVEKAVPVLCNFAHLQAEKECDGKLSNEEQNAESLVKPSLHDDFISQKRIDTSEKLRQLRERCPRTEPENAHQPLRETQEFKTNGDDEIQSTHSETTDTASDFEGDVPDENVEMDVCFRNAGCREVAGKDSSCHSSTERCNRIRTTSSVETDSLAYVVDFPAAVSAAPPSQRWGPHASLPQKAEQPTGSARPVSSIETNNPLVMQLLKGNLPLEEVLPVSHANIKVEIMQPPLDKQSESLSLQVERGSSCYFGKESSADVGIKGSALSRSDDFHSMRSSIDPQENKCGSGAALPRAADAEDQSIPEKHSKVGSTLSCRDQVANVGSASQKPEDTGPQERTFPSCSFEEQKELPKVHRVPQHNPLASVVTNKSPEKLNASTEPRFLSPSVTSLSPSQTGGVSVNKNYVGVQGKKLFGSGFPCKPSVRLHHSRALDQVSAMGTLSPSKQIPVDKSCASGEGIPAVREEWTPKQHTNGLGGIKNENVLACGSPAKRNTENRKDAMQNPTELTEHLQSVPLVMDLPFFKFSREPGKGHNHPLEPSSIPSQLNIKQAFYGKLSKLQLNSTSFNYSSNTPAFPRSLAGSMMQLTHKANFAANHNTSLSVQMFADSSSVDEIPFKCSCSLKAMIMCKGCGAFCHDDCIGPSKLCVLCLVVR, from the exons tggCACTTCTCCCCTAGCATGCCTCAACGCCATGCTCCACTCCAATTCCAGGGGAGGTGATGGACTCTTTTACAAACTGCCCGGACGCATCAGCCTTTTCACACTGAAG AAGGATGCCTTGCAGTGGTCCCGGAATCTGTCTGTGCCAGAAggggaggagctggaggatACAGCAGACGCAGAAAGCTGTGAGTCCAATGAAGCAAGCACTGTGAGTGGTGATAATGATG TGTCTCTTGATGACACCTCCTCTAATGCCTCGTGTTCCACTGAATCTCAGAGCAAGGGACCTGCTACTACCAGGGAGAGCTACAGAACCGCCTCCCAG acaaccaaacaaaagaagaaGACTGGTGTAATGCTGCCACGTGTTGTCTTAACACCCCTGAAAGTAAATGGGGCACACATGGAGTCTGCCTCAG GCTTCACAGGGAGGCATGCTgatggggagagcagcagcacatccagcagcagcagcagctctttggcCCTGTGCAAAGCCACCTTGCGCAGTAGGACAGAAATAAACAGGGATCCTCCGCAGCTTCTGAGAGGTATCCGAAAGCCCACAGCTG GGCAAATGAAACGAAACAGGGGTGAAGATATTGACTTTGAAACACCTGGTTCCATTCTTGTCAATACAAACCTGCGAGCTCTGATAAACTCCAGAACCTTTAATGCGCTCCCATCacactttcagcagcagcttctttaCCTCCTTCCAGAAGTTGATAGACAG GTTGGGGCTGACGGGCTGATGCGTCTCAGTGGCAGTGCTCTGAATAATGAATTCTTCACCCACGCTGCGCAGAGCTGGAGAGAACGACTAGCTGATG GTGAGTTCACCCACGAGATGCAAGTTCGAATTCGGcaggagatggaaaaagaaaagagagtgGAGCAATGGAAAGAGAAGTTCTTTGAGGACTACTATGGGCAAAA GTTGGGCTTGACCCAAGAAGAATCCCAGGAGCAGAATTTGGTGCAAGAAGATGCCGAGAACAGGACAGGACTGTCTGTTAAAGGAGAAGCAAGACTGCCGCGCGGTCCGTCTACACGGCAGAGAGATGGGCACTTCAAGAAGCGCTCTCGGGCTGACCTGAGATGCAGAGCCAGGAGGAGCCTGTACAAATTGCGTGAACCTGAGCAAATGGAGGCTTCCAAAGAGACTGCTTCTGTAGGACCAGATTCCTCTCTTCATAAAGAGACAAAGCCTGAAACAGACCTGAAGAAAGATGACCTGACGAGCCCTTCGGCTGCAGTACTGAAGCCAGAGAGTTCAGAATTGCACCTCTCTCCAGAGACTTCCAAATCACACAGTAAATCGGAGGATCTGTCACTGGCAGCTGCAAACAGAATTCCCAGTTTGCCCCCAGAGTACTCTGCTCGGGAGTCCAAGGACCAGAAGAGGAAATGCTTTGAGGAGGCTGCCTCTGCATCCTTCCCCGAAAAGAAGCCCCGGCTTGAAGATCGTCAGTCCTTTCGTAACACAATTGAAAGTGTTCACCCAGAAAAGCCACAGCCTACTAAAGAGGAGCCAAAAGTCCCACCCATCCGG aTTCAACTTTCACGTATTAAACCACCCTGGGTGGTTAAAGGTCAGCCCACTTACCAGATATGCCCCAGGATCATCCCCAACACGGAGCCCTCCAGCCGGGGCAGGACTGGGGCCAGAACACTCGCAGACATTAAGGCCCGTGCTTTGCAAGCCCGAGCCCAGCGAGAAGCTGCTACAGCCGCCATTGGAGGTGGGGGTGGCCCAGGTGGAGGGAGAAGCACTGAtgaaggaggtggtggaggagaaTCCAGCAGCCATACAGAGCACCGGAGATCAAAGAGAACTCATGGAAAGCGTTCGTCAGATCTACAGCGAGCACAATTACTGTCGTCTCTCCATCTGAATGGAGAAAAGGTTCACTCCGAGGTGGCTTCTCAGGAGGCTGACAGGAATTCCTTCCTCTCTTCGAGACAAGAGCCCTCTTCTTCAAAGAGCGAGGGAAGTGGTGTTCTGGAACGCGCTGCAGGCACTAGCTCAGGGGAAGCTCAGCCTGGTGATCGTTCACCTAGAAGGCAGTTCTGTGATGCTTTGACTGGGTCATCCTTAGACAACACGACTCctgagaggcaggaggagagccCTGAGCAGCTCCTCTGTGACCTAAGGACCGAAACCCCATCTTGTGTTGCGTCACAGGAGAGGCAAAGTACAAAGCTGAGATGCGTGGGTCCTCCAGTAAACGGTCTGTTGTGTTCTCAGGTGCAGGGAGCTGCGCTCAGTCCTATGGAAGATGGGGTTGTGTTGGAACTCAAAGGTGTTGGTGCTTCCACCGTACAGCTGGATTATCATTCTGATGTAAAGGAAAGTTCCTCCAGTTGTCCTGCTCTTCTGCCAGAATTGTCATTGGGAGGTAAAGAATGCCATGAGCCAGAAATGGTGTCTAGATTTAGATTTAATGGCTCCGAAACATGTGTGGCTGATAGCGATAACTCCAAAACAGTGACTGCTGGAGTGGAGAAAGCCGTCCCCGTGCTGTGCAACTTTGCACACTTGCAGGCAGAGAAAGAGTGTGATGGCAAACTAAGCaatgaagaacaaaatgcaGAGTCTCTGGTGAAACCTTCTTTACACGATGactttatttctcagaaaaggaTAGATACCTCTGAAAAACTTCGGCAGCTGAGGGAGAGGTGCCCCAGAACAGAACCAGAAAATGCACATCAGCCACTAAGAGAGACCCAAGAGTTCAAGACAAATGGAGATGATGAAATACAGAGTACACACAGTGAAACAACAGATACTGCTTCAGATTTTGAAGGTGACGTACCTGATGAGAATGTGGAGATGGATGTATGTTTCAGAAATGCCGGCTGTAGGGAAGTGGCTGGGAAAGACTCCTCCTgtcacagcagcactgagagaTGCAATAGGATTAGAACAACATCGTCTGTGGAAACAGATAGTCTGGCCTATGTTGTGGACTTCCCTGCAGCGGTGAGCGCTGCACCTCCATCTCAGAGATGGGGACCACATGCATCGTTGCCCCAGAAAGCTGAGCAGCCGACAGGTTCTGCTCGGCCCGTATCCTCTATTGAAACCAACAACCCTCTGGTGATGCAGCTGCTTAAGGGGAACCTGCCACTGGAAGAAGTTCTCCCAGTATCTCATGCCAACATCAAGGTGGAAATTATGCAGCCACCACTGGACAAGCAGTCAGAAAGCCTCTCTCTGCAAGTGGAGAGAGGTAGCAGTTGCTATTTTGGCAAAGAGTCTTCTGCAGATGTAGGAATAAAGGGGAGTGCCCTAAGCAGGAGCGATGACTTCCACTCAATGAGGTCTTCCATAGATCCCCAGGAAAATAAGTGCGGATCAGGAGCAGCGTTGCCTAGAGCAGCAGATGCGGAGGATCAGTCTATTCCAGAAAAGCATTCCAAAGTTGGCTCGACTTTAAGCTGCCGAGACCAAGTGGCAAATGTGGGAAGTGCCTCTCAAAAGCCTGAAGATACGGGCCCTCAGGAAAGAACTTTTCCTTCCTGTAGCTTTGAGGAGCAAAAGGAGTTGCCCAAGGTCCATCGGGTGCCACAGCACAACCCATTGGCAAGTGTCGTCACAAATAAAAGTCCAGAGAAGTTGAACGCCTCTACGGAGCCTCGGTTTTTATCTCCATCTGTAACTTCTCTCAGTCCGAGTCAGACGGGAGGTGTGTCAGtcaataaaaattatgttggAGTTCAAGGCAAAAAACTCTTTGGTTCCGGTTTTCCTTGCAAACCCAGTGTTAGACTACATCACTCCAGAGCTTTGGATCAAGTTTCAGCCATGGGAACCTTGTCTCCCAGCAAACAGATTCCTGTAGACAAGAGCTGTGCATCGGGAGAAGGAATCCCAGCTGTGAGGGAAGAATGGACTCCAAAGCAGCACACCAATGGCCTGGGaggaataaaaaatgagaatgtGTTGGCATGTGGCAGCCCAGCCAAGAGGAACACAGAGAACCGGAAGGATGCAATGCAAAACCCCACGGAGCTGACTGAGCATTTGCAAAGTGTTCCACTGGTTATGGACTTGccattttttaagttttcaaggGAACCAGGGAAAGGACACAATCACCCTTTGGAGCCTTCTTCCATACCTTCTCAGCTCAATATCAAGCAAGCGTTTTATGGGAAGCTTTCTAAGCTGCAGCTTAATTCCACCAGCTTTAATTATTCATCCAACACTCCAGCTTTTCCCAGAAGTCTTGCTGGAAGCATGATGCAGCTAACCCACAAAGCGAACTTTGCTGCAAACCATAATACGTCCCTTTCTGTGCAGATGTTTGCTGATAGCAGCAGTGTTGACGAGATACCGTTCAAGTGCTCGTGCAGCCTTAAAGCCATGATCATGTGTAAAGGCTGTGGGGCGTTTTGTCATGATGACTGTATAGGACCCTCTAAGCTTTGTGTATTGTGCCTTGTGGTGAGATAA
- the ASXL1 gene encoding polycomb group protein ASXL1 isoform X2: protein MTPKQILQVIEAEGLKEMSGTSPLACLNAMLHSNSRGGDGLFYKLPGRISLFTLKKDALQWSRNLSVPEGEELEDTADAESCESNEASTVSGDNDVSLDDTSSNASCSTESQSKGPATTRESYRTASQTTKQKKKTGVMLPRVVLTPLKVNGAHMESASGFTGRHADGESSSTSSSSSSSLALCKATLRSRTEINRDPPQLLRGIRKPTAGQMKRNRGEDIDFETPGSILVNTNLRALINSRTFNALPSHFQQQLLYLLPEVDRQVGADGLMRLSGSALNNEFFTHAAQSWRERLADGEFTHEMQVRIRQEMEKEKRVEQWKEKFFEDYYGQKLGLTQEESQEQNLVQEDAENRTGLSVKGEARLPRGPSTRQRDGHFKKRSRADLRCRARRSLYKLREPEQMEASKETASVGPDSSLHKETKPETDLKKDDLTSPSAAVLKPESSELHLSPETSKSHSKSEDLSLAAANRIPSLPPEYSARESKDQKRKCFEEAASASFPEKKPRLEDRQSFRNTIESVHPEKPQPTKEEPKVPPIRIQLSRIKPPWVVKGQPTYQICPRIIPNTEPSSRGRTGARTLADIKARALQARAQREAATAAIGGGGGPGGGRSTDEGGGGGESSSHTEHRRSKRTHGKRSSDLQRAQLLSSLHLNGEKVHSEVASQEADRNSFLSSRQEPSSSKSEGSGVLERAAGTSSGEAQPGDRSPRRQFCDALTGSSLDNTTPERQEESPEQLLCDLRTETPSCVASQERQSTKLRCVGPPVNGLLCSQVQGAALSPMEDGVVLELKGVGASTVQLDYHSDVKESSSSCPALLPELSLGGKECHEPEMVSRFRFNGSETCVADSDNSKTVTAGVEKAVPVLCNFAHLQAEKECDGKLSNEEQNAESLVKPSLHDDFISQKRIDTSEKLRQLRERCPRTEPENAHQPLRETQEFKTNGDDEIQSTHSETTDTASDFEGDVPDENVEMDVCFRNAGCREVAGKDSSCHSSTERCNRIRTTSSVETDSLAYVVDFPAAVSAAPPSQRWGPHASLPQKAEQPTGSARPVSSIETNNPLVMQLLKGNLPLEEVLPVSHANIKVEIMQPPLDKQSESLSLQVERGSSCYFGKESSADVGIKGSALSRSDDFHSMRSSIDPQENKCGSGAALPRAADAEDQSIPEKHSKVGSTLSCRDQVANVGSASQKPEDTGPQERTFPSCSFEEQKELPKVHRVPQHNPLASVVTNKSPEKLNASTEPRFLSPSVTSLSPSQTGGVSVNKNYVGVQGKKLFGSGFPCKPSVRLHHSRALDQVSAMGTLSPSKQIPVDKSCASGEGIPAVREEWTPKQHTNGLGGIKNENVLACGSPAKRNTENRKDAMQNPTELTEHLQSVPLVMDLPFFKFSREPGKGHNHPLEPSSIPSQLNIKQAFYGKLSKLQLNSTSFNYSSNTPAFPRSLAGSMMQLTHKANFAANHNTSLSVQMFADSSSVDEIPFKCSCSLKAMIMCKGCGAFCHDDCIGPSKLCVLCLVVR from the exons tggCACTTCTCCCCTAGCATGCCTCAACGCCATGCTCCACTCCAATTCCAGGGGAGGTGATGGACTCTTTTACAAACTGCCCGGACGCATCAGCCTTTTCACACTGAAG AAGGATGCCTTGCAGTGGTCCCGGAATCTGTCTGTGCCAGAAggggaggagctggaggatACAGCAGACGCAGAAAGCTGTGAGTCCAATGAAGCAAGCACTGTGAGTGGTGATAATGATG TGTCTCTTGATGACACCTCCTCTAATGCCTCGTGTTCCACTGAATCTCAGAGCAAGGGACCTGCTACTACCAGGGAGAGCTACAGAACCGCCTCCCAG acaaccaaacaaaagaagaaGACTGGTGTAATGCTGCCACGTGTTGTCTTAACACCCCTGAAAGTAAATGGGGCACACATGGAGTCTGCCTCAG GCTTCACAGGGAGGCATGCTgatggggagagcagcagcacatccagcagcagcagcagctctttggcCCTGTGCAAAGCCACCTTGCGCAGTAGGACAGAAATAAACAGGGATCCTCCGCAGCTTCTGAGAGGTATCCGAAAGCCCACAGCTG GGCAAATGAAACGAAACAGGGGTGAAGATATTGACTTTGAAACACCTGGTTCCATTCTTGTCAATACAAACCTGCGAGCTCTGATAAACTCCAGAACCTTTAATGCGCTCCCATCacactttcagcagcagcttctttaCCTCCTTCCAGAAGTTGATAGACAG GTTGGGGCTGACGGGCTGATGCGTCTCAGTGGCAGTGCTCTGAATAATGAATTCTTCACCCACGCTGCGCAGAGCTGGAGAGAACGACTAGCTGATG GTGAGTTCACCCACGAGATGCAAGTTCGAATTCGGcaggagatggaaaaagaaaagagagtgGAGCAATGGAAAGAGAAGTTCTTTGAGGACTACTATGGGCAAAA GTTGGGCTTGACCCAAGAAGAATCCCAGGAGCAGAATTTGGTGCAAGAAGATGCCGAGAACAGGACAGGACTGTCTGTTAAAGGAGAAGCAAGACTGCCGCGCGGTCCGTCTACACGGCAGAGAGATGGGCACTTCAAGAAGCGCTCTCGGGCTGACCTGAGATGCAGAGCCAGGAGGAGCCTGTACAAATTGCGTGAACCTGAGCAAATGGAGGCTTCCAAAGAGACTGCTTCTGTAGGACCAGATTCCTCTCTTCATAAAGAGACAAAGCCTGAAACAGACCTGAAGAAAGATGACCTGACGAGCCCTTCGGCTGCAGTACTGAAGCCAGAGAGTTCAGAATTGCACCTCTCTCCAGAGACTTCCAAATCACACAGTAAATCGGAGGATCTGTCACTGGCAGCTGCAAACAGAATTCCCAGTTTGCCCCCAGAGTACTCTGCTCGGGAGTCCAAGGACCAGAAGAGGAAATGCTTTGAGGAGGCTGCCTCTGCATCCTTCCCCGAAAAGAAGCCCCGGCTTGAAGATCGTCAGTCCTTTCGTAACACAATTGAAAGTGTTCACCCAGAAAAGCCACAGCCTACTAAAGAGGAGCCAAAAGTCCCACCCATCCGG aTTCAACTTTCACGTATTAAACCACCCTGGGTGGTTAAAGGTCAGCCCACTTACCAGATATGCCCCAGGATCATCCCCAACACGGAGCCCTCCAGCCGGGGCAGGACTGGGGCCAGAACACTCGCAGACATTAAGGCCCGTGCTTTGCAAGCCCGAGCCCAGCGAGAAGCTGCTACAGCCGCCATTGGAGGTGGGGGTGGCCCAGGTGGAGGGAGAAGCACTGAtgaaggaggtggtggaggagaaTCCAGCAGCCATACAGAGCACCGGAGATCAAAGAGAACTCATGGAAAGCGTTCGTCAGATCTACAGCGAGCACAATTACTGTCGTCTCTCCATCTGAATGGAGAAAAGGTTCACTCCGAGGTGGCTTCTCAGGAGGCTGACAGGAATTCCTTCCTCTCTTCGAGACAAGAGCCCTCTTCTTCAAAGAGCGAGGGAAGTGGTGTTCTGGAACGCGCTGCAGGCACTAGCTCAGGGGAAGCTCAGCCTGGTGATCGTTCACCTAGAAGGCAGTTCTGTGATGCTTTGACTGGGTCATCCTTAGACAACACGACTCctgagaggcaggaggagagccCTGAGCAGCTCCTCTGTGACCTAAGGACCGAAACCCCATCTTGTGTTGCGTCACAGGAGAGGCAAAGTACAAAGCTGAGATGCGTGGGTCCTCCAGTAAACGGTCTGTTGTGTTCTCAGGTGCAGGGAGCTGCGCTCAGTCCTATGGAAGATGGGGTTGTGTTGGAACTCAAAGGTGTTGGTGCTTCCACCGTACAGCTGGATTATCATTCTGATGTAAAGGAAAGTTCCTCCAGTTGTCCTGCTCTTCTGCCAGAATTGTCATTGGGAGGTAAAGAATGCCATGAGCCAGAAATGGTGTCTAGATTTAGATTTAATGGCTCCGAAACATGTGTGGCTGATAGCGATAACTCCAAAACAGTGACTGCTGGAGTGGAGAAAGCCGTCCCCGTGCTGTGCAACTTTGCACACTTGCAGGCAGAGAAAGAGTGTGATGGCAAACTAAGCaatgaagaacaaaatgcaGAGTCTCTGGTGAAACCTTCTTTACACGATGactttatttctcagaaaaggaTAGATACCTCTGAAAAACTTCGGCAGCTGAGGGAGAGGTGCCCCAGAACAGAACCAGAAAATGCACATCAGCCACTAAGAGAGACCCAAGAGTTCAAGACAAATGGAGATGATGAAATACAGAGTACACACAGTGAAACAACAGATACTGCTTCAGATTTTGAAGGTGACGTACCTGATGAGAATGTGGAGATGGATGTATGTTTCAGAAATGCCGGCTGTAGGGAAGTGGCTGGGAAAGACTCCTCCTgtcacagcagcactgagagaTGCAATAGGATTAGAACAACATCGTCTGTGGAAACAGATAGTCTGGCCTATGTTGTGGACTTCCCTGCAGCGGTGAGCGCTGCACCTCCATCTCAGAGATGGGGACCACATGCATCGTTGCCCCAGAAAGCTGAGCAGCCGACAGGTTCTGCTCGGCCCGTATCCTCTATTGAAACCAACAACCCTCTGGTGATGCAGCTGCTTAAGGGGAACCTGCCACTGGAAGAAGTTCTCCCAGTATCTCATGCCAACATCAAGGTGGAAATTATGCAGCCACCACTGGACAAGCAGTCAGAAAGCCTCTCTCTGCAAGTGGAGAGAGGTAGCAGTTGCTATTTTGGCAAAGAGTCTTCTGCAGATGTAGGAATAAAGGGGAGTGCCCTAAGCAGGAGCGATGACTTCCACTCAATGAGGTCTTCCATAGATCCCCAGGAAAATAAGTGCGGATCAGGAGCAGCGTTGCCTAGAGCAGCAGATGCGGAGGATCAGTCTATTCCAGAAAAGCATTCCAAAGTTGGCTCGACTTTAAGCTGCCGAGACCAAGTGGCAAATGTGGGAAGTGCCTCTCAAAAGCCTGAAGATACGGGCCCTCAGGAAAGAACTTTTCCTTCCTGTAGCTTTGAGGAGCAAAAGGAGTTGCCCAAGGTCCATCGGGTGCCACAGCACAACCCATTGGCAAGTGTCGTCACAAATAAAAGTCCAGAGAAGTTGAACGCCTCTACGGAGCCTCGGTTTTTATCTCCATCTGTAACTTCTCTCAGTCCGAGTCAGACGGGAGGTGTGTCAGtcaataaaaattatgttggAGTTCAAGGCAAAAAACTCTTTGGTTCCGGTTTTCCTTGCAAACCCAGTGTTAGACTACATCACTCCAGAGCTTTGGATCAAGTTTCAGCCATGGGAACCTTGTCTCCCAGCAAACAGATTCCTGTAGACAAGAGCTGTGCATCGGGAGAAGGAATCCCAGCTGTGAGGGAAGAATGGACTCCAAAGCAGCACACCAATGGCCTGGGaggaataaaaaatgagaatgtGTTGGCATGTGGCAGCCCAGCCAAGAGGAACACAGAGAACCGGAAGGATGCAATGCAAAACCCCACGGAGCTGACTGAGCATTTGCAAAGTGTTCCACTGGTTATGGACTTGccattttttaagttttcaaggGAACCAGGGAAAGGACACAATCACCCTTTGGAGCCTTCTTCCATACCTTCTCAGCTCAATATCAAGCAAGCGTTTTATGGGAAGCTTTCTAAGCTGCAGCTTAATTCCACCAGCTTTAATTATTCATCCAACACTCCAGCTTTTCCCAGAAGTCTTGCTGGAAGCATGATGCAGCTAACCCACAAAGCGAACTTTGCTGCAAACCATAATACGTCCCTTTCTGTGCAGATGTTTGCTGATAGCAGCAGTGTTGACGAGATACCGTTCAAGTGCTCGTGCAGCCTTAAAGCCATGATCATGTGTAAAGGCTGTGGGGCGTTTTGTCATGATGACTGTATAGGACCCTCTAAGCTTTGTGTATTGTGCCTTGTGGTGAGATAA